Within Populus trichocarpa isolate Nisqually-1 chromosome 6, P.trichocarpa_v4.1, whole genome shotgun sequence, the genomic segment GTCTTCAGCAGTTCTCTTGACAAATAGGATGAGAGAAGGAGCAGATAACATATTTACAGATTCCTCAGCAGCTGCCATTAGTATGGGATTCCTTGCATTCATATCACTGGCTATATCAGCTCTTATTTCAGGATATAAACTATCAACTCGAACTCACATTTAAATTTCTGTCTCTTGGTTTGTGATTCTTTGTATATGTTGATTGTTTCATGGGTGAACTACTTAATATACTGCTAACTGCTAAGTAAATCTCCGTGTTGAATAGAGAAAAGTGTACGATAAAGCccttgtttaatttgtttgtatCTAATACAGGAGAGGGATCTATTATTTTACccttcatatttattattttttgagctGCCTTCATGGTTCTGTTTTGGAAAAGCTGTCCAGAGAAAAAGCATTTCGTGTTTCCTAATCCTTCGTTCATTATGAGCAAATGATAAGTTACTGATCAATTATTGAAGGACCAATTCCACGATTATAGCaagtaaagaaataaaaggttGACCCAAGATTTACAGAGGATTCAGGAGGGGGCATAATCTGGTAGCAGAGGAACTTCCAAAGTCCATGGTTAAATGAGACTGCATacaaaaaatgaacatttaGCTCTCTTCTTAAATAACCTTAAACAATGATACATGGGAGTAGTCTACTGAGCTTCAAAGGGCCccccaaaaacaaattaaaaaatgcacTAAATCTATATCAATATACACTAACACAAACATATctaattgaaaatgttttttctgtTGCTCTCTTTTCAAGCGTTAAAGTCATTTTTAGCTTAGGAGGCTCTTCCTTGGCTTTAGGGAAGACACCCTCAGAGTACTGTGTTTGATTCATGTAGGTGCTGGTCTGCTTTCCAAAACCTCAGTATTCAAAACTCCCTTGACTCTGTAACATTTGGAGGGTAAATGGTGCTTGACTCCCTGATGTTGGCAATAATCTTGTGCTGTGAAGGGAGTTTGGATGATAACGTGTCTGGTTAGAATGACTGGCCATGACAGAAGGCCTTATAGGGATCGGAGCATTGGCAGTGCTGTTAGCATTGGATGGAGCTTTGTTCACATTGCCCCTGCCCCGGGCAGCTGGAACATCATGGTTGTGTTTTCCTTCGTAAGTTGTAATCACAGATCTCAAATCATGCGATGCTCGCTCTACATGTTTTCTCACAGGACAACCAGCAGATGTACATTTGTAGTAGCTCCTGCTTATCAGAAAATTGTAACAATTAAGAAACCAAGTGATGACCACAATTAAGGGCAAATGATCCCTTTACATCAAAACTTGGATGAAGGGCAAGCACTAATTACCTTGGATTTGGATTTCCCCTGACGACTTTCTGCCCGTATTTTCGCCATCTATAGCCGTCATCAAGTATGTCAATGTCACTTGTTGTTTGAACCACAATTCTAGATTCTCTAACAGTTTTACTTCCAGCACCTAAAATACTCTCATTTTCGTTCTGTCCCAGCCTGTAAATTCACAAAATAACATGATTAAGCTCACTATCCAATTTAAtctcaaaaacaaaagtaaGGCCATGAAAGACAATCTTTTCCTGGCTTACCATCTTTTGGCATCAGGTTCGTTTTCGTTGTCCTCTCCTCCAGAATTGCTAATCGGTGAGCTATGGTCAATATCATCCTCCCCAAGTGAAATCGAAGAGTCCTCCTGCATCATGCCAGACTCCATTGGTGCTCCTGATTGATAAGAGATTTCAGAGTTGGCACCTCCAGAAGGATAAACTGATTGAGAGGATGATCTTCTAGTGGACTGAGGCTTGGAATGGTTGTGACTTCCTTTATAAACTATTTCAGTAATCTGTCCATCCAAAGACCTCTCCACTTTTTTCTTCGTTGTGCAATTCGGATATGTGCACTTATAGTAACTCCTCGGATTCTCACTTCCTTTAACTTGTTTTTGTCCATATTTTCTCCACTTGTATCTATCCTCTGACCTTCCATTCTCCCTCATATAATGACCTGCTTGATTGTATTGGTTGTAACTTGGTTGAGGAGCAGTGCTGTTTTGCATGTTTGCTTGTAGCGGAACCAATTCTGAGGAGAAACTCTGAACTGGTGCAGATACTGATTTCACTCCTGTTTTCTGATCTAATGAAAAGTCAGTTTGCTTCGACTGGTTAAATTTCCATTCTTCATGTTTCCTCTTCAGTGATTTCTCCTGTCAAAGTGGAATCACAGCAGGTTATGGAAATAATTCGATAGATGAACTATACTAAAATTCTCAGGATCCCATAAAGCGATGGACCTTTTGTTCTGACACACGCACAGGAATAAACAAGAGATTTTtacttattatatttatatttgtccAGGCCAACCAGACAAATAGGAAAGAAACGAAGGTTTTGTCCCTCAACAAGCAAATGAAATTTACTACAAACTCaagtttagtgttttttttttttttttttttttgggggggggggtatCAGGAAGTTTTCTtgcaattattttgaattttacaattgcattaataattttcaatgacAATTAAAAGCGTCAAGTGTTGAACagtcttcattttttaaaagctcCAAACTTTTGTAATATAAAACTGCGAATGATGTGTAGAGAAAAGTACCACTACAACACTGTTTGAAGAAGATTGAAAcaaggatgatgatgataataaaattgtATATAAAACTGTGAATGATGTGTAGAGAAAAGTACCACTACAACACTGTTTGAAGAAGATTGAAacaaggatgatgatgatgatgaaattgtaggagGTCTTGTTTGGGTTTGGAAAGAGAAATCACTGCAGTCTTTCTCTTCTCCGCTAACACCTCGCTGATTGTCATTAGAATTACTTCTCCAGTTGAAGGTTTGACCAGCAAAAAACCCACTTGTTGGAGATGCAAGAGCCTGAAAAAACATGACATAAATAAgacactaaaaagaaaaaggaagcaaACCCATTTATCACCGTAAGAAACATGTCCACACGAGTACAATTCAGTCCAACAACTTACATAGGAAGTAGGGAAAAGTACAGGTGAGTCCAAGAGCTCAGTTGGGCTTAAACGAGGAGGAATGGCCCAgtaagaagaaggagaaactggGGGAGGAGATAGAGGGAGTGAAGGAGGTTGAAATGACTTGAAGTTCGGGATTTCAATTCCATTTCTATCATTAGTTCCATATTCATAAAGTCCCCAGCTTAGGTTGTCCATATATTTGTTATTACCAGAAACAAGATCAgtaaaagaaggagaagagaaagtcATGATTTGGGTTGGGAGAGAGAGGTTAGATAGAGAATTTATAGTAGTAGTTGAGCTAGCAGAAGCTGAAGATGCCATGAAATTTGAGAGATTCAGAGGAGTTTTTTAAGAGGGTTGTAAGGGAAGATATAAAGGGTTGGATGTTAGTACAAATTTCGATGAGGGATGATGATGCATTGaggtgtctctctctctctctctatgctTCTTCTGAGAGGCTAAAAGCAAAGATTGACcgtggaaaaatatttttgggtcAAGGCCACAAGCTTTGACTGGACTTGTCCCATATTGAAAATGGCGGCTTAAAAACTCAGCCTCTGTGATTCATTACTTGCCTGGAGGTTGCATGATTAGCCACCTATCTCGCATCCGATTTGCTCAATTTAGAGCAGCATCATCAATGGCTTCACCCCACCCTTTATGGGTTGTTGGGGGCTTCTGTCCTCCTGGATCTTGTTCATCCACgtctacaaaaaaaataatattgatacttcatcaataaatatttcGGATGTGTGCGAATTGCATGAGATGATTAACAAAGATAAATCCAGCTAACAagtaattgtgtttttaaaattcttacaTTGAGACTCTAGTGACAACGATATGTAAGTGAAAATAAGATGCAATGATTTTGAGTATTGATTTGGGAAAGAAATTTAAAGTATCAAATTCAATATTAGGatgagtttatttaaaaaaaaaagttttatatgaatttcaaaaaaatagaaGGCGGATATCATAAATGTAAGAAAGTTGCATTTGAATTAATATAAGTTCAAGAATGGAAGGTAAATTTATAAGTTCTTAGTAAAGATCTATTAACCCTTTATTTCAAGAATTTCcattgatcttttcataaatgtaaaaaattacatttgttcatattaaaataattaataagttcTTGATGATGCTTCTAAATCTAAAATGCTTATAAATAGGTTGTTTAGTTGTTGGATTATGGGTTAATCACATGTTCTAGCATGATAGTCTATTCTCCTTTCTTTATGAAATTTGTAGCTTGTTGTAAAAAGCTTataacttgcaaaaaaaaaaaaaattaggatctGGGGACCCTCTAATTATAAAGTCAGTGACCTTTAagcaaataattataataaattagagAATGAGCATTTATCGTTAAGAAtgaaagtgtttgtttttaattttgatacaatAAATGCTCTGAAAttaagaagatatttttatagAGAATAAATATTGTGAATCTTATACCCTGTGTGATTCTAAGGGTATTTATAACCCATGAGTCTTATCTTTTTTTACAAAAGACGGATTGAAGTGTAATTTTGTCTTAATAgaattaatgaataataaatatctcttacacataAATATTAATGTGGGATGAAATATCTTTTACATTAACATTAAAAGGGGGATGGGAGATGAATATCTCTAGTAataacattttatgttaaaagttaCGAGAATAAATATACAAAGCCTTATATCCTAATAAAGAGCATATAATGATATTCAGGCCTTTAGCCTTTTTGTGTTTGGCATGTAGTCGAGTCCAAGAATATCGGGTCTGGCAGGACGCTATATTTATGCCTAATTGAGCTTGACATGCAACCAAGCACAAGGCTAATGAGTCGAGAAAGTCGTCTTACTCATCTCCAATTGGGCTCAACGCATAGTCAAGCTCTATGTCAATTGACTTGAGAAGGTCACTAGACCCACACCCAATTGAGCTCGACCTGCAGCTAAGCTCAAGGATGTTGAGTCTAAAAATTCACAAGATTCATATTCACTTTGACTTGGCACGGTGTCAAACCCAAGTGGGTATGGGTCATGTAAGCTTGCTAGACCCATCTCCACTTGGGCTCGGCACGTAGTCAAGCCCAAGAGTATTGAGTGTGGCAACTCACAAGACCTGCGTTCCTATTGGGCTCGACACGTGGCTAGATCCAAGAGTAGCTTGTCAACGCTATATCAACTTGGACTTGACACATAGTCAGACTTGGGAACACTAAGTCTAGCAGCTCGCCAAACCTATGCTCCTTTGAGTTTGACTTGTAgccactttaaaaaatattatgtttgacAACTCGTTAAATTTTGTCTAATTGGGCTCAACATGTAGCTAGATCCAAGGATATTaggtttggaaatatattagaTCCATGTTATATGAGCCTGACATTTAGTTAAACCTAAAGATGTTAGATATGAACGAAACCTCATATATTTATCAATAAGTTATTACTCTTTTTTAACTTTCTAAATAGAGATTTggactcataatttttttttttttaatgaagtgtCAAAAATATTGATCCATGAGTTCTATTTCGAGGTTTGATAAAGTCAAGGAAGCACAATTAAAAGTGTATTTAGAATGGAAGGCAAATTTACAAGTTATTagtaaaactaatttttattatttaaaattggtTTCATTGTTAGTTGCTTTCAAGAAGGCTGCACAAATCTTGTATTCGTTTTGTAGTGGCCTAAAAACTACGAGGTGGCTTGCCACCTTATAAGGCCAACCAATTATCATTTCGTAAAAGATATAATTGCAGCAGAAAGGAAAATATGGATCATGCTTCCATAGCAAGAATACAAGTTAAGGGTGACTGATTTTTCTATTCCTGAGAATGGAGATTTCAAATATCAAAACTCCAAATCTAGACTACTAACTTTATCCTTAATATCATTTATtctctttctaattttaaaatattctttgatttcttcaaataaatattttataattttttataattttaaaataaccaaCTGTGAAGAAGGATATGATGCTGTGCACTCAATTTTTGACTACTAAGCTCGTTGAGTCAGCTATGTTACTAAAATACTAATGGCCAGAAAACCTTTTCCCCGTAAAGAAAAGAACCttcaaagaaatatttttactctCTCAAGTGTGTCAAGCTGTGAGCGAGCAGCTTGGGGCTTTGACCATTTCTCAATTTCACTCTTGTGTGAGAACCTGAActggatatttatattaatatagatTGTATGAGAGAGGCAGCTCGCAAATACAGGTTCCATGATGTAGCTGGTGGTTAGAACCCTGAACTTTGAATCCAGCGACCTGGGCTCGTCTTCCGGTGGGACCTTTCCGACATTATTtgaacccttttcttttctttatttttgccCCCCACCCACCCACGAATCATTTATGCAGCAGGGAATAGCCAGGGAGACACCGGAGAGGAAGGATACCTGCCATGGTGACATCTGATGTTGTTTTATGGGAAGAAAAAAGATAGTGTTTTATTACgataatggttgtttttaaaaatattttttatttaaaaatatattaaaataatattttaaaatttatttgtagtATTAAGACattaaaactatctaaaaatatttaaaaaataatttaaaataaaaaaatttaaaatttttcaaaagcaacaTAATCTTTTATTTGACTTTTTGAAACAATATTGTTTATTGGAATAAAAGTGGTGACGCATTGAAAGGGAAGAGTTGACCATGTCCCTACTGAAGAATTATGATGGCTAtattattaatctaattaattttgttgcaaAAAACCCAGGTTTGGAGTTTGTTCAGTCGGAGATGGAAGAAATTAAGCTgcttttttgagaaaatagaCGAAGAATCTTCTTTGGGTTTGTAGTTTTAGATTCTGAGGTTCTtcactaatttttcaaaacagtAATATAGTTATGTCTTATGAGTTctatttataaagatattttaaacaTTAGATTTAATGGATCTCTtcaaatttatatgaatttaaaaaatgaaatgtccATTTTAAATGTAATATTTCAGACACTCTAAGCCTTTGTTAATCCTCTTCACGTTTTTAATTAAAcgtgaatataaaaaatgaaatgtccaatcaatttaattaaagccatatatataaaaaaaggaagctTGCGCTATTCCAAGGCCCATGAATTCCTATATGGGCTACTTGGAAGCCTCATTTTGGATTTTCAGGAGTGGGCCAAGAATTATCACCACTCTTGGATGTCGAAACTATGAATTAGTGTAATAAAATCCAGCTCGATCTAGAGAGTTGGCGCAAGCTGGATTGACATGATTGAATACGGGTAATTTAATGGATTAACGGGTgtttaaacttattttcattttagtttttttttaaataaaattatttttttaaaaaaaatctcaaatgatTTCGTTTTAATTAATTGGAGTTAATCTATTTCATtcgtaatttaaattttaaattgagtcATAAACCagactgagtttaataataattttcaaatatatatatatatatatatatatatatatatatatatatatatatttcaacacGTGGGAATGTAttatttaataagttatttaatttctaataactTGTTTagagttatttataaataaataatttttaatatttatgaaataaaaatgttttattctcaactaatttaatatatttttataattataattaaattaatttgtataattctTTAACcatataaactaatttttattttgagctaAGTAAATATTAGGGatataaattgaattatattttaaaattcaatcataattaactcttcaaattaataattactaaaaaaacccTCACTTAAcattatgaattgttttttattttaatttttattcaattatatttgaCATGAATTTTAAGTTAACAATACAtgcatgaagaaaaaatataagataatataaaaaaaatcccaggtATCATTAATTTACAATGACCACTCATAAGTTTGAACATATTACATAACCATCCCTCAAATTTAAgtgaatattacaaaaaaaaaaaaaaaaaaaacctatccaAAATACCCTTAATATTTCTTAATCGTTCCCCTTAACATTAAGGGCATTTTGGATacattatgagatttttataatatattcaaACTTCTGGATATTCACCGTAATTTCAGAATATCTTAAgagttattgtaatttatctaaagttttaaaaataatttttaataaatcttgaattttgATATTACAAGTGTTTGtccaaaaaagttaaaaataaacttcttaatcttttcttttttgaaatattatcgTGGCGGAGTAGAATTTCTTACTTATTAATGGTATTcgtaatatattataataatattattatattaaaggtataatatataatcaaaagattttaaaaagtttttatacaGAGTCATGGACACATGAGAATCGCTGTCTCATATTCATAATGAATATCATtcgttaaaataatattattatgatattgtttttgaacTTGTCATGCGAGCTTAATAGAAAATATAAGGAGagcaatttattttgtttggttccATGCTTGTGTGTGTACAAGCCACCGCTTGCTCCCAAGCTGTCCAGACCATCAGGCCTTCCTAATCTTACCTTTTCTTGTATAATACAATTAGGAAAGAAAGGCTTAAACATGATCACTAGCTGCATCAAACCTTGAACATGCCCGGAATTCACACCGGCTATACATCAAGGACGACCTTCGTCTTCTTCTCAGCTTGGAATCTACCATTTGCTGGCAAGAGAACTTGTCCTCCCCGATGACCACAGCTTTCTGTCTCTATTGAGCTATGTCTTCCCACTGTAACTTGTAGCACTTTGGATCTAATTCAGCCTGTCAATCAAAACAACCAGAACATTAATCTTCAAGAGTTCCAAATCACTAAATGTGTTCGGTGGATGACAATTATCTACATATTCTTTGCTTTAACCCACTGACTTTAAAAACAGTGGTTGATGGAAACACATGAATATCAAGATTTTACAGTTCTGGGAATCTAAGatctaaaaagtaaattttggCCTCCAGCTAATATTTCATTATTTCTCTTGGTGCTTGAGAAGAAAGCATGCATGTGCACAAATATTATCTTGGTGCCTCTAGACAGAACACACGCATATGTGCGCCAAAGTACTACTAAGAACACCATTGAGGTGCATTTCGATAATTTTGTGATCTTGACAGATAATATCATTAGATTAGCCTAATCAGAAAGTCCATGGACATATTGAGCCAACTCATCATGAATTAAGGAGATACCTGAAACTCTTTATCTCTCCACTCAAACACACAACACCGTGCTTCCAAATGTTCAAAAAGAGGCTGTGGAAGCAACGATTTAAAAGATACATGGAGCTTCACTTTTGTTAATCCTCCGCATGCCAACAAGGCAGCTGACAATCCACTTGGAGTCAAGCCCTTCAAGTGCAGGACTGTCATGCTTTGCAAACAGCTGATGCTGGCAAGGGCCAGTAGCCCCACATCTGTAACTGAGCTATACGATAAAGTAATCTGCAAAGAGAAGAATAGACCGTAAACACCTATATCAGTACTTGTTCTCAAGGTGTTGTTTTGGCAAACAAGTGAGACAATGGAGGCCAAACAGCCAAAGGGAAAATACCTGTCTGAGGTTCTGAGAAAAGCGAGCAAGCTGAAGCATCACAGCATCACCAATGTTGTGACACTTCTTTATGTCTAGCTTATTGAGCTGCTTACACCCCACAGCAATGGCTGCAAGACCTGAAGATGTGATAAGAGGGCACCCTCGACTTTCAAATGTGTTTAACCTTGAGCATTTTGATAGTGCTAATAAGGAACTATCAGTAATGTCCATACAATATGACATATTTATCATCTCAAGACCAGAGCAACCTCGACAGATTGCGAGAATGCCCAAATCTGTTATTCCAGCAGACCTGAATAAAGCAACTACAATCAGTTCATCGTAAATCACTGATTGCTCATATTTCAATTACTTGCATTCCATTGACTAGAACCAGGCAAATAGTAACAAAACATAGGCTGATCTGCCTGAGAGAATGAGAATGagggaaaaaaattcaaggattgCAACTAAATACCTGTACAAATCAAGATCGGCAAGTTTTGAGCACTTCATGCCTATATGTGAGAGTCCCTTGTCACTTATGTTTAGGCAAATTCCTATCTTTAAGCTCGAGAGTTTAGAACATTTGGAAATGGACTTCAGACCTGCAAATAAAATGAGCATAAGTATGCTAGTTTATTATACAAGTACTTCTTACATACAAAGTGTGAGTGCAAAGGAAAAACCTTTGTCATCAATCTCATTATCTGTTAAGTCAAGCTCTTCAAGAAACTGACATTGCTGTCCAATAAAGACGAATGCTTCACTAGGAACTAAGGTACATGACTCCATTCTGAGGGAAGTGAGATTGGTGCATGAACTTGTGATGTAGGCAATAGAAACATCAGTTATCTTCCTACAACATGTTATATCTAGCTTCTTCAAGTCTTTGTGCTTTGTTACAAGAGAAGAGAGACCTTCATCCGTCACTCCTAAACATTTACTCAAGCTCAGCTCACTTAGTGATATGCACCAATTTCCAATAGCTTTCAATCCAGCAGAGGTAACAGGACAACCATCTAGCTTGACAGATTGCAATATGGAAAGACTTCTCAAACTATTAGCCAGAGCTAGAGTGACCTGAAACAATAAGACATTTGTGAGCGCGGGGATCAGAGAAAAACTGTTCAAATATTACAATAAAGAACAAAGTGCAAAAAATTACAGGAGAGCCATATCCTAAGGTAAGTTGCTGTAGACCTTCAGCACCACTTGTTAAGGAAGATAAGCCAACATGACTGATGTTCTGACAACTTGACATGTCGAGTGCCTGCGAAAGgaagatttaaattaatttgtcagACAGATTACTTTGGTGTGCAATTGAAGTGGACTTTCATTCAGTCAAGTGCAAAAATAGTGTATATTTTACAGTTACCCACAAACTTGGTTCAACAGAACATGCTTAATGATGTTAGCCGGAAACAAAATATGCAAGAAATAACTTACGGAATCAATGCCAATATTTCATTTACagacattatattatatttgtcaTCTGCGAGCATGAAATTTGATGATTCGCAAATCAATATACCTTCAGCGACTTGCAGCCGTGTTTGAGGGCAGCAAGGCTATCGTCATCAATACCAAAGCATCCTTCTAGAGCTATATGTTCAAGATATTGTAGTTTCAAAATGGATGGTAAACATTTATTTGTAATCTGCACAGCAGGAAAACAATGATGCGAGTATATAAGTTCATCGAAAACTTTCAATTAGATAACGCTTCGCAAACTTTCATCATAAACATGTAGGAAGAATATTTCCAGAGCTTATTCAAACCGATCAACttcttaaaacaca encodes:
- the LOC18100011 gene encoding WRKY transcription factor WRKY24 — protein: MASSASASSTTTINSLSNLSLPTQIMTFSSPSFTDLVSGNNKYMDNLSWGLYEYGTNDRNGIEIPNFKSFQPPSLPLSPPPVSPSSYWAIPPRLSPTELLDSPVLFPTSYALASPTSGFFAGQTFNWRSNSNDNQRGVSGEEKDCSDFSFQTQTRPPTISSSSSSLFQSSSNSVVVEKSLKRKHEEWKFNQSKQTDFSLDQKTGVKSVSAPVQSFSSELVPLQANMQNSTAPQPSYNQYNQAGHYMRENGRSEDRYKWRKYGQKQVKGSENPRSYYKCTYPNCTTKKKVERSLDGQITEIVYKGSHNHSKPQSTRRSSSQSVYPSGGANSEISYQSGAPMESGMMQEDSSISLGEDDIDHSSPISNSGGEDNENEPDAKRWLGQNENESILGAGSKTVRESRIVVQTTSDIDILDDGYRWRKYGQKVVRGNPNPRSYYKCTSAGCPVRKHVERASHDLRSVITTYEGKHNHDVPAARGRGNVNKAPSNANSTANAPIPIRPSVMASHSNQTRYHPNSLHSTRLLPTSGSQAPFTLQMLQSQGSFEY
- the LOC7487347 gene encoding F-box/LRR-repeat protein 3 isoform X1; the encoded protein is MKIQKTSQTNANNFFDLLSEEIIFTILDFTNTNPFDRKSFSLVCKSFYITESKHRKNLKPLRQEHLPRILNRYPNVNHLDLSLCLRLNNSSLTVISNICKDSLNSIDLSRSRSFSYNGLMSLALNCKNLVSIDLSNATELRDAAAAAVAEAKNLERLWLVRCKLITDTGIGCIAVGCKKLRLISLKWCIGVSDLGVGLIAVKCKEIRSLDLSYLPITNKCLPSILKLQYLEHIALEGCFGIDDDSLAALKHGCKSLKALDMSSCQNISHVGLSSLTSGAEGLQQLTLGYGSPVTLALANSLRSLSILQSVKLDGCPVTSAGLKAIGNWCISLSELSLSKCLGVTDEGLSSLVTKHKDLKKLDITCCRKITDVSIAYITSSCTNLTSLRMESCTLVPSEAFVFIGQQCQFLEELDLTDNEIDDKGLKSISKCSKLSSLKIGICLNISDKGLSHIGMKCSKLADLDLYRSAGITDLGILAICRGCSGLEMINMSYCMDITDSSLLALSKCSRLNTFESRGCPLITSSGLAAIAVGCKQLNKLDIKKCHNIGDAVMLQLARFSQNLRQITLSYSSVTDVGLLALASISCLQSMTVLHLKGLTPSGLSAALLACGGLTKVKLHVSFKSLLPQPLFEHLEARCCVFEWRDKEFQAELDPKCYKLQWEDIAQ
- the LOC7487347 gene encoding F-box/LRR-repeat protein 3 isoform X2; this encodes MKIQKTSQTNANNFFDLLSEEIIFTILDFTNTNPFDRKSFSLVCKSFYITESKHRKNLKPLRQEHLPRILNRYPNVNHLDLSLCLRLNNSSLTVISNICKDSLNSIDLSRSRSFSYNGLMSLALNCKNLVSIDLSNATELRDAAAAAVAEAKNLERLWLVRCKLITDTGIGCIAVGCKKLRLISLKWCIGVSDLGVGLIAVKCKEIRSLDLSYLPALDMSSCQNISHVGLSSLTSGAEGLQQLTLGYGSPVTLALANSLRSLSILQSVKLDGCPVTSAGLKAIGNWCISLSELSLSKCLGVTDEGLSSLVTKHKDLKKLDITCCRKITDVSIAYITSSCTNLTSLRMESCTLVPSEAFVFIGQQCQFLEELDLTDNEIDDKGLKSISKCSKLSSLKIGICLNISDKGLSHIGMKCSKLADLDLYRSAGITDLGILAICRGCSGLEMINMSYCMDITDSSLLALSKCSRLNTFESRGCPLITSSGLAAIAVGCKQLNKLDIKKCHNIGDAVMLQLARFSQNLRQITLSYSSVTDVGLLALASISCLQSMTVLHLKGLTPSGLSAALLACGGLTKVKLHVSFKSLLPQPLFEHLEARCCVFEWRDKEFQAELDPKCYKLQWEDIAQ